Genomic window (Cucumis sativus cultivar 9930 chromosome 2, Cucumber_9930_V3, whole genome shotgun sequence):
GCTCTGAAACTGCTCTAAGGGCTGTGGATGAACCTGTGAGTTGTAATGCAGGAGCTGATGTCTCTGCCTCCGTGAGTTCTAGTTCAACTGTTCCTGAAAATTCTCAAGGTGACAAGGTAGTTGTTGATTCTTCTGGTGGAGAGGACAATATGAGTAGCAATGAAGTTCTGAAAAAAGGTGTCAAATCCGACCAACCATCTGAACCAGCTCTAAACCCCGAACTTTCAGAAGGAAAGAATGATGGAGAGGTGTTGGATACTGTTGGTACCGGTGCCAATAGTTCACAAGGTGTTTCTGGTGTGAAGGATAAATCTGTAGTAGAGACAACCAGGGTTAAGAGTACTACTGGGAAAGGTAAGAAGAAGCTAAAGGCAATTCTTCAAATGGCAGATGCTGCTGGAACAACTTCTGACCTTTATAATGCATACAAGCGacatgaagagaagaaagaaacagtAGCACATTCGGAGGGTATTGAGAGGACAGAAAGTAGATCATCTAGTGTGGACACAGAGCAGGAATCCAATGAGGCTATTAAAGAAGATGCTGGTGCTCTGAGTAAAGCTGAGCCTGATGATTGGGAAGATGCTGCTGACATTGCTACTCCCAAACTGGAATCAGCTAATGGAGATGGTGTAGGTACATCGATGCTTGACAGTGGAGACAGAACAGGAGATATGGCCAAGAAGTATTCTAGGGATTTTCTCCTCAAGTTTGCCGAGCAGTTTCTGGACCTTCCTCATAACTTTGAAGTTACGCCTGATATAGAGTCTTTAATGAGTTCTCATGCCAATGTATCCCATCATCATGACCGTGATCCATATCCAAGTCCAGGACGTGTAGATAGACCTTCGAGTGGGGGATCACGATTGGATCGTCGTGGTAGTAATTTGGTTGATGATGACCGATGGAGCAAATTGCCTGGAGCTTTTGCTCCTGGACAGGATCCTCGTTTGGATCTAGCTTATGGAGCTACTGCGGGTTTCCGACCTGGTCaaggacccaattttggtgttcTAAGGAACCCTCGGGCACAGGCTCCTGTTCAGTATGCTTCAGGAATACTTGCTGGGCCTATGCAGTCCATGGGACCACAGGGATTACAGAGAAATAATTCTGATGCAGATAGATGGCAGCGGGCTACCAATTTTCAAAAGGGTTTAATTCCTTCACCGATGACACCATTGCAAACTATGCATAAAGCTAAGAAGAAGTATGAGGTGGGTAAGGTGtcagatgaagaagaaaccaaACAGAGGCAATTGAAAGCTATACTAAACAAGCTAACTCCTCAGAACTTTGAAAAGCTCTTTGAACAAGTAAAAGCAGTAAACATTGATAATGGTAGAACGCTAACTGGAGTAATATCACAGATTTTTGACAAAGCTTTAATGGAGCCTACTTTCTGTGAAATGTATGCCAACTTTTGTTTCCATCTTGCTGGAGAACTGCCTGATTTAAGTGAAGACAATGAGAAGATTACTTTTAAGAGATTGCTACTCAACAAATGTCAGGAGGAATTTGAGAGAGGTGAAAGAGAACAGGAAGAAGCCAacaaagttgaagaagaaggtgaGGTAAAGCAGtctgaagaagaaagagaagaaaaacggGTTAAGGCACGGAGAAGAATGCTTGGTAACATTAGATTAATAGGGGAATTGtacaagaagaaaatgttgaCTGAAAGAATAATGCACGAGTGCATCAAGAAGTTACTGGGAGAATATCAGAATCCAGATGAGGAAGATGTTGAAGCTTTGTGCAAGTTGATGAGCACAATTGGAGAGATGATAGATCATCCCAGAGCTAAAGACTATATGGATTCTTATTTTGAGATCATGACAATGTTATCAAACAACATGAAATTATCATCCAGGGTTCGGTTCATGCTAAAAGATGCCATTGATCTGAGGAAGAACAAATGGCAGCAGAGGAGAAAAGTTGAAGGCCCAAAGAAGATTGAGGAAGTACACAGAGATGCTGCTCAGGAGAGGCAGGCTCAAACTGGTAGGTTTGGTCGTGGCCCAAGCATAAATTCTTCAGCAAGGAGAGGGGGCCCACCTATGGATTATGGCCCTAGGGGATCAGTTGTGTCATCCCCGGGAAATCAGATGGGGGGTTTCCGTGGGTTTCTACATCAACCCCGTGGATATGGTGGAAACCAGGATGCTCGTCAAGATGAAAGACAGTCTTACGAAGCTAGGACATTGTCTGTTACATCACAAAGAGCAGGCGGTGATGACTCAATTACTTTGGGACCACAAGGTGGCCTTGCTCGAGGAATGTCCATTAGAGGACCACAACCAAGTTCTGCTGCTCCTGCTGATATATCCCCCCTTTCAGGAGATTTGAGAAGTGCACCAGCAGCTTCTTTGAACGGATATAGTTCTGCATCAGGGCGTGCAAACTTAACTTCCAAGGAGGATCTAATTTCAAGACATATGCCCGAGAGATTTGCTGGTCCGACTTCAATGGACCATATAAGTGGTCCAGAGCGTTATTCAAATTATGGGAATAAGGATTTGAGACATTCAGGGCGGAGTTTTGATAGATCTCGTCCAATTTCACCTGCCACACCACCAGGGCCAGCTTTGACCCCAAATCTTCCATCTGAAGAAGGACTGTCTGAAGATCAGttagaaaaattgtcattgACGGCAATCAAGGAGTTTTACAGGTATGCCATCTTTGAGTACTTTATTTCCTTGCAATATAAAAGAACTTTATGACCAAGCATAGATGGTAATATTGGATCTATGTTTAATGGGGTTTTGCTACAAATATTAGTTCTCTGACAAAGTTGGCtttcaaaattgtataaaatttgttaatgtAACTATGTCATTAGGTTTTTGTGATcactttagtttttataatcCTAAGCCAGTTGGTGGTAAGCTTTTATGCATAAGGAAATGGTGTAGTTTTAACGTGGTGTATTGTGAGACCTTGAGCTTCTAAATCCTagttatttagaaaaattgaaggttCCTTATGGCCAGTCTATGAGATTATTAGTATTTGTAAGGCAGTTTCTTGGATAAAGTTCTAAAGATTGGAACGCATGCAACGTCCCtaattgggttttttttctttatacgTGTCAGtcattgttaattttgttttggggACTTAAATAAGCACATTCAGCCTGAGAACAAGGTAATACTGTGTCATTGTTTGGTGTGGTATCAAATCATTGGACTGGATTGTGCTGAAGGGAATCTGATTTAGAAGTCAATTTGAAACTCTAATGGGCTGAATGTTCTTTAGAAGCACTTGATGTCCTATGTCTTAGGTTTGTCATATTCTGCCTTCAAAATGGAGTGGAGTATCTTAGGACGAACTGTAAAACTTGGGCTGGTGGTTTTTCGTCTGACCTCTTTACGTTGAAGTTTCTTGAGAATCATAGAGCAGCTGCatgtgaaataaatataaatgggAAAACTTTGAAGCTCACACTTCATTGAATGACTTTTGTCATGGTAATGAGTTTTTTACTAGGGCACATGAGTTTTGATGGTTGAAGAGAAAATGTTAAAGCTCATTTTCTTCCTCGATTTTTTTAGTGCATAATGATGAGTTCCCGGTTGTATAAATGTTTTACCATTAGAAATTGTTGAACCATATGAGTTTGACTTGGCATggtaatatatttaatttaccattttacaaattttaaccatgccactacattttttttttaaaaaaatctggATCTTCAATGCTGCAATGATGTCatatatcttatatttttgGACAAATAGTTGGCCTTGCATGATTGGGGAATGTGAAAGAAGTAAAAGTAGTTCAAATTTCTTGGTGGCTACTTAATTAGGATATTTAAATCCCCCGAGTTCCTTACAATCAAATGGTTGTGGGATCTGATGATTATCGTGTGAGAGATTCATACCATAATAGAAAGGGATATAATAACCTGCTTTGCTTCACCTTTCGTTCTTTTTTCTGCTTTCAGTGCCCTAGATGAGAAGGAAGTGGCTTTGTGCATTAAAGAGTTGAACTCTCCAGCATTCCATCCAACCATGATCCGTCTGTGGGTCACAGACGTGTTCGAGAGGACGGATTTGGAAAGGGATCTATTGGCCAAACTTGTTGTTAACCTCTCGAGGGCTAGCAATGGCACATTGAACCAAGCTCATCTTGTTAAAGggtaataagagaaaaaaagcatTATTAACCAACCATCCATTTGTTGAAtagcattatatatatttgtgaaaatttctgacattttcttttgttattaatcTCCCTCCTCTCGGTCCATTGGGGGGCAGGTTTGAAGAAGTTCTTGGCAATTTAGAAGATTCTGTAAATGATGCCCCAAGAGCTCCAGAATATTTGGGTCAAATTCTTGGGAAAGTGATCACAGAAAGCATGGCTTCTTTAAGAGAAGTGGGAGATTTGATCTATCAAGGTGGAGAGATGCCTGGGAGCCTTCTTCAATCTGGGCTTGCAGCTGATGTTCTTGGCAACATCTTGAAAACAATCAGAACAGAGAAAGGAGAGGGGTTCTTAACTGATCTGCGCACAAACTCAAATTTGCGGTTAGAGACGTTTCTGCCTCCGGACCCTGTGAAATCAAGAGTGTTAGAGGAATTTATTTAGGAGTAGTCAATCAAAATTGCTGCTGCTGTAATTTTGTTAGATGGATCGTGATCATGCTCTCCCAATGCTTTTTTAGTctacttaaattaatttgcagaaaaagtaatttatatatttttcctttttgaggGTTGGGTGGGAAATTGCCTTATAATTGGGGTTTAtccatcatcatcttttaacgtaattaaattcaacaatGCCTTCTGAAATTATCATTATAGAATAGGTTCAGGTTCAGGTTCAGGTTCAGCTGAAGAGTACCAagaaaacattgattttttttctttcttttcttctctttctgttttttatgGTTCCTTCCTGCTTTTGAATGTTGTGGAGTGTTCGTTTAgtcgtttttttttcttttccttcttcgaATCCATGTATAGCAAAGTTAATAAAAGCCATGAGCTGTCacgatttatttattatatactaaATTGCATGAACTTTTTTTCCCGTTCATAaatatagttattttattttattgcaagtctaataatatatatgtgagGTGGGATACTTGAGCCTTTGTAATTACTTGGGATTTAAGGAAGTTCATACTGTGTAggatattttttgtttaagtgATGGTTAAGAAAAGCACTTAAAAAAGAGCATCTTTTAAGTGGTTTCCATCCAAAGTCAATTAATTATGTACTGTCTTACTTTAACCTGTTGCATTCATAGGATTAACATCAATTTGAAAAGCACtcctattttttatttcatctttaaATTTGGGGTTTGCAACAAAAGgtgttcctttttcttttaaagccTTTCATGTTTAGAGCCAAAAATGATGTGAAAAGTTGATTCCTCCTTCTTCACTCTCTTCTTCGTACATATAGAAAGACCCAACAGAAATACCTTAGGACCCCATAGTTgattttgacaaaaatatcaaaatacacAATTCTTTATAAACATAGCAAACTGCACTTCTTTTAAATCCCAAAATGCCCTCCATAATTCCCTGtaattataactaaaaaatcTCACTTTTTAACTCTCAAAATTTGTTCAAATGAATttatctaattattatatttcctTCTGTCCacatatttttgtgttttagattttattttttaatgtcaaataatctaattatatctTGTTTTCCTTCCGTTAtggtatttttgttttttttcaaacttcaaatttgtatcaatctttaatttaaaatcttattttatctaattcttatcatttttcttctttttgtgtttaaacttttttttaatgtttttatatatggctttttgacataaaaattaattaattttttttgtaccaACTTGGATTTCTCCATCAACGACAACTCTGCCTTCTCCATTATAAACAACAACAGGTCATCTCCATTGTGATCATCAActtaaatattacaaataatattttggtgttcggttgtatttatgaaaattaaactttttagtgtctattatatttatttattttcaattttcatatccCTTTTCTActaattttatgtttctttgttataattattaaatgatttttgaatATGGTAGGGAAAGGATTTTAGTAAAATACTCTCAATAATTCCAAAACCCTCTCAGTTGCATAAGTgtcaaaaaatgttatttccAAATTCTTTATCATAAGACATTGAATTTCTCCTAAAATTTCTCTCAACCATCTTTGAATTAGatcttaaaaattaatcaaatctattttgttatcattttaggaatttggtattttattttaggaattTGGTAATTTGTAGCAATCTGTGGTATTCTTGAAATTTGGTAAATTGTTATTtcgttttttctatttcttcaatttcattacTATCCCATTCTCTTACTTTAGGAGAATAAAACAAGATTCCTAACATTTTACactaattattttctttttcttcctatcaATCTTAATCTGAAAAGTTTGGActctaattattttgtaatcttttcttcttccggTTCTAATGtagattttgtgttttaatcTTTGAAATATAGGtcaatcatttattttaaatgtttagatcacattttagtttttattttttcaaaagcttcATCCTATCTTAGTTTTTAGGGGTTGAAtcaaatgttattttctttaaataaaatatattttaaatgtcaatAAATCTAGCttattatgatattaaaaaatagattaattttcataaatataacaaatcgtCAAAATATGGCTCGAgtaacaaatgaaaaagtcCATGAAACTAGTCAGATTTgccttccttttccttttcattttcattgacTTTCTCTTCTCCCTTTCGCTTCTTTATTTGTAACAAGTATAatggatttatttttttaatttttttttcaaaacttgtttgttccaaatataaaaatgaaaaaattgttggatATTGGATAGCCAATTCTAAATACaaagaatcttaaaaaaaaaatagtgtatCAAAATAGTCAAGTTTAAACAATCAATACCAAATCAGaccatagttttttttaaatatattaggTGTTGGATGCAAATTAATCATGGAacatttgtttgtattttcattATAGGCATGTGAGCTTTTCttggtttttaaattgattttataaaatataaatatttttacaaaatatgtattttctaataaattaacTCTAGCCACTGTTGTTTAGGGTATTTTGCAATAAGAgaattagtaattaattatactcaaatttattttgctatttctcttttaatctAAACAGGTTTggctatttttcaaaataaaagttgtaaaaatgCTATTTCTCTTGTTATCCCAAAGAAAAGGGTTTAAGTACTACACATTGTgaaatgtatataatttttatatttaaaaagttatttgtttgaaaacaatagaaacaaattaaaaatgaagttatAAATTGGCATTCTTTAAAGTGAAAAGGAAAGGTTTAGGTTGGACTGCAAAAGAAGCCTtcaaatattccaaaattCTTTCATGTAAGAAAGTGATATTTCGGATCTCCAAAAAGGTTTCTTTTTGAGTTCctaaaaaagcaaaaacaatcCATTTTCATTGACGAAGCCCCATATTGAAACAACCAACCAATTGGCACTtcagcttttttttttaatgaaagatTCTAACTTTCccataataaatataatccaaatcCAAGCAGATATTGCACCTCTCCCTCCCCTATGTTAAGATTCCTAATCAAAACCAGCAGCtataacatttttcaatttaatatacaaatcaatcaaatgataaaatatccAAGGAAATTTGTAGGATGGATATTAGATTCAAGGTAGAGCATTGATGTTATCAACAACTTTACCAAGTGACCACCTAGCCAGAAAGTGGAAATTTGAGCATCAATCTACTTTGGTCAAATGGAGAATTTATTGTTGTCTCAGATGAATTATCACTTCAAGTTGTACAAAAATAGTGCATAGATTCTAAGGCATAAAATAAGTAGTATAGCATTATACATTTCTAGACAGAACAGTCAGTGATCAAAGTGACTgctcaaaatatatatgtgtgtgtgtgtttgtttaaGTGTATCATCATATACATCAGCTTAGACTTACATGATGAAGcataataaaaacaagaagatattaatctttcatattctttcctctttttttctttgaaacggagataaatttctttattaatataaaaactcTATGTACAAGAGAAACTAGGGGAGATTCGTTTCC
Coding sequences:
- the LOC101202754 gene encoding eukaryotic translation initiation factor 4G isoform X4; this encodes MSFNQSRSDKNEGYTQYRKSGRSNNFNPQRGSSGTHSKPGGAGGSAPTPSIASNRSFKKTNNAQGGQSRGGLPTVNSSDSSNAPNPRGVQNVAKPPEGPHSQRSTRDVPKAPTSQSTPLSSDGPAPTTPAKGTGDQPKEFAFQFGSISPGFMNGMQLPVRTSSAPPNLDEQKRDQARHESFRPVPPMPIPLAPKPQTQRKDTGAGDQPNVGQQLQQKDAGIINQPNTGDAHTVQKAKKDMQASPNHPTNQTQKPTTPMSGISMTMPYHPPQVPVPFGSPNQQMQSQGLTPSSLHMSIPVPLQIGSSPQGQQPMFVPGLHPHPMQPQGIIHQGQGMGFATQIGSQLPPQLSNLGINVTSQYPQQQGGKFGGPRKSAVRITDPKTHEELIFDNKQSNAYADTGTSGPRPQYNLPSQTQSLPYAPSHAMNFYPNSYNPNPLYFASPSSLPLPSGQSAPNSQPHRFNYQVSQGSQNVPYIDMHVKKPSGGPMHGISDPPNREHTRDTHTFQPPAPSGTVHVTIKMPADPTGGKGSDTLPNKFPTTEEGKSQKPSSPSLELIPPSQRAVDTTLESSLHDLKLGREPSGMKSSPVVSKQSTDGPPMVSLDSQDSSSAQSSLTAASEESELAVAHSEGRRENLLRSDLHKDHQKKTSKKGYAQSQHQISGQASSALGLPGQVQDTTSPSLVSEAVEAKSLIISAVVEGKSVSVSAVTSDPLESKDAVLVSVAHSSSPENPGLGNVKNLDLISDDKQDTSSKEKHSEPVELKIEEQGQVTSSEPPADLKNSENVLDHDVAKFVEVAEKTERSLIVSSATVSNEVLSSETALRAVDEPVSCNAGADVSASVSSSSTVPENSQGDKVVVDSSGGEDNMSSNEVLKKGVKSDQPSEPALNPELSEGKNDGEVLDTVGTGANSSQGVSGVKDKSVVETTRVKSTTGKGKKKLKAILQMADAAGTTSDLYNAYKRHEEKKETVAHSEGIERTESRSSSVDTEQESNEAIKEDAGALSKAEPDDWEDAADIATPKLESANGDGVGTSMLDSGDRTGDMAKKYSRDFLLKFAEQFLDLPHNFEVTPDIESLMSSHANVSHHHDRDPYPSPGRVDRPSSGGSRLDRRGSNLVDDDRWSKLPGAFAPGQDPRLDLAYGATAGFRPGQGPNFGVLRNPRAQAPVQYASGILAGPMQSMGPQGLQRNNSDADRWQRATNFQKGLIPSPMTPLQTMHKAKKKYEVGKVSDEEETKQRQLKAILNKLTPQNFEKLFEQVKAVNIDNGRTLTGVISQIFDKALMEPTFCEMYANFCFHLAGELPDLSEDNEKITFKRLLLNKCQEEFERGEREQEEANKVEEEGEVKQSEEEREEKRVKARRRMLGNIRLIGELYKKKMLTERIMHECIKKLLGEYQNPDEEDVEALCKLMSTIGEMIDHPRAKDYMDSYFEIMTMLSNNMKLSSRVRFMLKDAIDLRKNKWQQRRKVEGPKKIEEVHRDAAQERQAQTGRFGRGPSINSSARRGGPPMDYGPRGSVVSSPGNQMGGFRGFLHQPRGYGGNQDARQDERQSYEARTLSVTSQRAGGDDSITLGPQGGLARGMSIRGPQPSSAAPADISPLSGDLRSAPAASLNGYSSASGRANLTSKEDLISRHMPERFAGPTSMDHISGPERYSNYGNKDLRHSGRSFDRSRPISPATPPGPALTPNLPSEEGLSEDQLEKLSLTAIKEFYSALDEKEVALCIKELNSPAFHPTMIRLWVTDVFERTDLERDLLAKLVVNLSRASNGTLNQAHLVKGFEEVLGNLEDSVNDAPRAPEYLGQILGKVITESMASLREVGDLIYQGGEMPGSLLQSGLAADVLGNILKTIRTEKGEGFLTDLRTNSNLRLETFLPPDPVKSRVLEEFI